A region of the Treponema primitia ZAS-1 genome:
GATACTGCGAAAAAGCCTCCATCGCCCCTTCTTACGATCCTTGTCCGCCTTGGTGGTTTAATAATTTTTGTTTTAGCGGCGTTCCTGTTTGCACATTTTGCTTTTTCGAGGCGATGATAGTGAATATTTTAGTGCTAGTCTCCGGGGGTGGTACCAACCTTCAGGCGTTGATCGATGCGGAGAAGGCGGGCCGTCTTAGGCCGGGGAGGATCGCCGGAGTTATTTCTGACCAGCAGTCGGTGTATGCCCTGGAACGGGCCAAGGCCGCGGGGATACCTATCTTAGTCGAAAAAGCGGGCAGCGGACTTTCGGACCGGCTTCTTCACGATGCTCGGAAAATGGACGCGGGGCTTATCATTCTTGCGGGGTTTCTTTCCATATTGGAAGGGGAAATTATCAACGGCTATGAGGGACGGATCGTCAATCTTCATCCGAGCCTGCTGCCGAAATTCGGCGGGGCGGGGATGTACGGCGAGCGGGTCCATCGGGCGGTACTGGAGGCTGGGGAAAAAGAGTCGGGCTGCACGGTGCATTTGGTAGACGCCGGTACTGACACAGGGCCTATCCTGCTGCAGCGGAAAGTTCCGGTGCTGCCCACGGATACTGCGGATTCACTGGCTGAGCGGATCCATACGGAAGAGCATATCGCCATTGTCGAGGCTGCGATCCTGATGGCTGAACGGTTAAGCAATAAATAGAGAGGTGTTTGTATGGAAAAGCGTTTTATTAAAAAGAGCGGCGAGGAGCTTTCCCTTTTGGGTTTTGGTTTAATGAGGCTGCCCTTAAAGGCCGGTACCCAGGAGATCGACAAAGCCCAGGCCTTGGACATGGTAGACTATGCCCGGGATAAGGGGATCAATTACTTTGATACCGCTTATATGTACCACGATGGAAACTCCGAATCCTTTGCCGGGGAAGCCCTGTCGCGGTATGACCGGAGCAGTTTTAATCTGGCCACTAAGATGCCCTTGATGTTTGTAAAGGTTGAAGCGGATGTGGAACGGATCTTTCAGGAACAGCTCAAGAAATGCCGTACCGAATATTTTGATTATTACCTGCTTCACAATATCAACAAGGACCATCTTCAGGTTGCCGAGACCTTCAAGATCTATGAGAAACTCAAAGAAAAGCAGAAGCAGGGGCTGATACGCCGCCTGGGTTTTTCTTTCCACGATCAGCCGGAACTGTTAAGGCAGGTGGCGCAGAAATACGATTGGGACTTTGCCCAAATACAGCTTAACTATCTTGACTGGGAACAGCAGAACGCCAAAGAACAGTACAAGATACTCACTAAAAATAATATTCCGGTGAATGTGATGGAGCCTGTCCGGGGCGGAACCCTGGCGGCCCTTTGCGATGAATC
Encoded here:
- the purN gene encoding phosphoribosylglycinamide formyltransferase translates to MNILVLVSGGGTNLQALIDAEKAGRLRPGRIAGVISDQQSVYALERAKAAGIPILVEKAGSGLSDRLLHDARKMDAGLIILAGFLSILEGEIINGYEGRIVNLHPSLLPKFGGAGMYGERVHRAVLEAGEKESGCTVHLVDAGTDTGPILLQRKVPVLPTDTADSLAERIHTEEHIAIVEAAILMAERLSNK
- a CDS encoding aldo/keto reductase, whose amino-acid sequence is MEKRFIKKSGEELSLLGFGLMRLPLKAGTQEIDKAQALDMVDYARDKGINYFDTAYMYHDGNSESFAGEALSRYDRSSFNLATKMPLMFVKVEADVERIFQEQLKKCRTEYFDYYLLHNINKDHLQVAETFKIYEKLKEKQKQGLIRRLGFSFHDQPELLRQVAQKYDWDFAQIQLNYLDWEQQNAKEQYKILTKNNIPVNVMEPVRGGTLAALCDESTLIFKNANPNVSVASWAIRYAASLDGVQVVLSGMSSMEQMKDNISTMENFKPLSIEEYQVIDKALIAYKTSGSIPCTGCRYCMDCPQGIDIPKALAIYNNYLFNKSRNRPNYNFSFEMEYRVLGEEKQANHCVQCGECAEKCPQHIDIPHWMTLINEVHQAQLPKK